ATTAGAATAAGATGTCAACTTTGATAACAAATACAAACTCACACCACCCTTTCCAAACTAACATTTGTTCCATAAACACATGATCGAGTAATCCAACCCGTAGGATTTTCTTTTCCTCTATCCGTTCTTATTTCTGTATTTTAATATTGCTACATGTAATATCCAATTAACATATTTAATTTTCAATTAAGACGCTTTTGCTAACTTGAAATGGCAGTTTCAATGCAACATTAATACTAGAAACTCTTCGGGGGAAGAAGATGTTGTTCGTGGGCGATTCCTTGAATAGAGGACAGTTTGTTTCTTTGGTTTGTCTTGTCCATAGACTCATACCCGAGAATGCTAAATCCATGGAAACTGTTGGTAATTTCGACATTTTCACCATTAAGGTGATCATCTCTAGCAATTTTTGAGCTTACACATTACAAATTCTATTAATTTGTACATTGATATAATACACAAATGTAAGTTGGTTTGAATTTGAATTTCCAGGATTATAATGCAACTATAGAATTCTACTGGGCACCATTTTTGCTGGAATCAAATTCTGATGATGCAGTCAAACATAGGATCGAGGAAAGAGTTGTTCGAAAAGGTTCAATAAACGCACATGGAAAATATTGGAAAGGGGCTGACATAATTGTGTTCAATACATATCTTTGGTGGATGAGGGGCCTCCATTTTAATATTTTGTAATTTCCTTTCCTCTTTCTTGTTTTTCATTTATAAGTTTTAACTTTTATATACTAACAATGCGTAATAATATTTACACTGTGATCAGGTCACCTAAAAGATAACTACAAGTTACTGTCCATGACATACTACGTACTAACATATATGAAATGAAAATTGATACAGGCAAGGGTCATTCGACGATGAAGTGAAAGATATAGTGGAAGTTTCCACAGAGGAGGCATATCGAATGGCAATGAAGAGTATGTTAAAATGGATTAAAAAGAATATGGATCCAACGAAAACCAGAGTCTTTTTCACTAGCATGTCACCTTCTCATGAAAAGTGAGTAAAAAATTAACCTTTCCAAATTCTATGCTTTTTAATGTGTTTAAATAACATTTGATAATTTAGGTGTCTATTCTTTGTTTGGCAGGAGCATAGAATGGGGAGGAGAACCAAAAAAGAACTGTTACAACGAGACTAAAATGATAGAGGATCCAAATTACTGGGGAACAGATAGTAGAAAAAGCATAATGCAAGTGATTGGAAAAGAATTTAGTAAATCAAAAGTGGCCATCTTATTTCTCAATATCACACAACTCTCAAGTTACAGAAAAGACGCGCATACAACAATTTACAAGAAACAATGGAGTCCATTAACACCAGAACAACTAGCAAATCCGTTTAGCTACGCTGATTGTGTTCATTGGTGTTTGCCTGGACTTCAAGATACTTGGAATGAACTTTTATTCACCAAACTTTTCTATCCTTGAgattttatggatgattttaggCTCTCGTATTATATAATGTTTTCAATTATCCTCTTTGATAGTCGGATAGAGTAAGAAAATAACTAAAGGGAAACGAGTAGTTGCAATAAGGAAGGGGTATAGAGTTTATTGCACAAAGAAAGAATTTGTGTCAATATTTTTTCCCAGAATTGTGTCAAATCTGTTTTTGCCCAGAATAGGGACAAGAAACTGtacaccttttttttttctttttaggcaGAATAGCCCAAATAACACTTATACTTGAGCCACTTTGTCATGCCGATCCCCAAACTTAACAATTTGCCAATTGAACACTTACACTCCTTCAAATCGTGTATAATAAACGCTTATGACACGAGGCTGATCCTATGTGTCATATTTGGCTTTAGTGCGTGATTCACTCGCCTATAAGGGGCGTGAGGGCAGTTAAAATGTGGCGGGCGTGAGGGCAGTTAAAATGTGGCCTATTTAACAGTAATCTTCTTCTTTCTACCTTATTCTccattgttgaacattatagaagAAGCTAATTTCTATCCAAATCTGTTGCCTTCTTCTTTCTCGTGGtagcttcaacaatgaaaaatataattttttttgttgggATTCTTCATTGCCCATCAATTTGTGCcatctccttttctttttaaagtcgatttttgttttcttctccgGCAAGAAATAAGCTATGGTCAAAATTGAATTTCTGTTTTAGTTTTCGAGAGTCTGAATTGGTGATCTATATTTTTCGGAGTCGATTCGGCATTGAAATTGCAGAAATTAGGACTATCGCCTCCCACGTTTCTGCTTTTTAGTACCACGTCCTTGGCTGCATCGCAGAATTTGCAGTCCCTGTTTTCTACCTCTCAGCACACCACTCTGCTTACAAAACTCCACTCAATTCTTTTGTTTTGTTCCCTCAAGGTTTAATTTCATGGCTAAACTATGTTACCTTCacattctcttttcctttatctTCCTCCTTTTCTGTAACGGCTCCTTAGCGGACTATCTCATCGGCGTGAACTACGGAACCGTCACCGACAACCTCCCGCCGCCGACCCAAGTCACCGCCTTCATCAGGGACGAAACCACCATTAACAAAATCAAAGTCTTCGACGCAAACCTAGAAATCATCCACGCATTCGCTAACACCGGCATTTGGCTCACAATCACGGTTCCAAACGGCAACATTTTATCAGTTTCTAAATCCGCTGGTGCAACAACATGGGTCAATGAAAATCCCCGCAACGATGACGGAGAACAGAGGAGAGACAATACTTTCTAAGCCCTAACTAAGCGGGTAAGTATAAAATGAGGAAAAAATTTGAGTTTTGGGGGTAATATCATTTCCCGTTTTAGTTTTCCATGTGGACATAATAAATGACATGGAGCCTACGTGTTTTAATTTTCTTGACGTGACATCCTACGTGTAGGGGATTGTATTACACGCACTGGCAACCTCCTGTCATAAGCGTTTATTATACACAGTTTGAAGGAGTGTAAGTGTTCAATTGATAAATTATTAAGTTTGGGGACCGGCATGACAAAGTGGCACAAGTATAGGTGTCATTTAGGCCATTCTGCctttcttttatatatttgaagGCCTCGTATGCATACATATACTGTTGTTTTGAATAAAATTTTATGGGTGATCATTTAACTTTGTGTTCATTGCACaaaattacttttctttttttgtgttaCGTAAagatcattcaactttgtgttcattacccaaaagccacttttctttcttttgttacacaaaaattattttactttgctctaTTTATCACAAAAGTCACCTTGACCAGATGTTAtaatacttttacttgaaaagtttATTATATCCCCGACATTATAAATCCTCTAATTTATGCAATACcgctatattatatactatataatatatttttacctaggtattttacttataattaaaataactttaaattattttatttattatttttataatatatcgtacatttaattttttcatggcactcaatttgtttaatcatattcaaacatgaacatattttaaatataaaaatgataaaaaaaatatttaatttttaatatttatttaaaataatagaaacagatttgtttaacaaatcatAGTTATTTTATAGTCAATAGAAATTTTTAAAGAAGTTTCAATGATATTTTTGTTTAATATTAAGTTTTTAAAGCTTTAtatgttaatattatttatttgaaagtattaatcGGATGTGTTATTTTGTTAAATGTGGATATTTTATTTACGGCGAAGGTCCAAATATACCCTTGTACTTTCAAAAATGGTTTAAGAAtatccctcgttatactattgagtTATTTATACCCCTatagtcatactttgggttcaaatatacccctcatttaaacggagggacacatgTCATCGTCCTATTgtccaattctaaatatctcctaattaattaaaaagacccattacccataccagaaaagtaattttctaaagcaattattttttgtaaaaactgaaaaaaaaaactgaattttttaatactaaaaactgataaaaacgaaaatatttttttttccaggttttacaaaaaaactgttttaaaataaaactgaaaaatattttctaaaataatatttttgtaaaaactggggaaaaaaactgaaaagcaattaaAATCtagaaaaaactgaaatatttttacctaaaaactgaaaaaagaaaatatttattttttcagtttttacaaaaatattactttagaaaattatttttcagttttatttttagtttttacaaaataaattactttagaaattatttttcagcttttttaaaggaatttttttttctaaaaactggaaaaaaatatttttgatttttttagtttttagtaaaaaagcATTCAGttttgtttttcagtttttacaaaaacagtACTTTataaaattgcttttcagtttggttttccagtttttacaaaaatattattttagaaaatatttttcaattttttttaaagcagttttttttttcgtaaaaaaaatattttcgtttttttcagtttttagtaaaaaaacatTTCAGTTTTTTCGAGTTTGTACAAAAAATAAATTGCTTTAGAAATTAAATTgcttttcgggtatgggtaatgggtctttttaattaattaggagatatttagaattttcCTTCCTGAGCCGATGGTCTATTAGAAGCAgcctctctacctgcattagctaggggtaaggtctgcgtacaaactatcTTCCTCAGACCCTACATGTTGGGATTAAACTGGgttagttgttgttgtagttgttgttaggagatatttagaattggccaacaggacgatgacatgtgtctctccgtttaaatgaggggtatatttgaaccaacAGTATGACtgtaggggtatagataacccaatagtataacgagaggTATTCTTAGACTATTTTCGAAAGTAcaagggtatatttggccctttgccgttttatttattaaattaatgggTATGGCTTGGCTGATAAATCAATGAGctttgactttttaatttttattacatattttattaAGCATGATTAAGAATAAGGAATTGAGATTTATTCAAGATAATGTTACTGACAAATTTAATAATGCTAGttatatatcttgaaaattaatattaagaaaaaaataaatgtatgaatatattataaaaataataaataaaataatattttgttattttaattataagtaaaatacctgGGTAAAAGTATACTATATACCATACAATATAAAAGGTATTACATAAATGGGACAATTATTAATGTCAAGGGCATAACAGACTTTTCAGCTGAAATGTTTGTAAAATCTGGTCAAAGTGATtattgtgataactagagcatagtaaaataaattttgtgatacaaaagaaagaaagtgaCTTTTGGGTAATTAACACAAAGGTGAATGACTTTTACGTAAcaaaaaaatgacttttggataataaacacaaagttgaatgaccacCCATAAAATTTACTCTGTTGTTTCTCATATTCAATTTTGAAAAATTGCAGGTTTAGATTGGAACATAACTCTTTTTCGTACATGTATTGCTTTTCTATACCTGTAGTACTAGTGTATTCTGTAGTTCCCATTTCTTAGATTTCTATCtgttgcttcttttgcttcgttAATCTTTTTTTTGGTTGTGGTTACTACTTCTCTTTATATGGATTCTCCTTTGCCGTATTTCCTTATCTAAATTGCTGTAGTTATGATTTTCTTGAGTcaagggtctatcgaaaacaatcTCTCTATCTTCACAGTTCACAATGTAAGGGTAAGATATGTGTATACATTACCCTACTCAAACTcaacttgtgggattatactggatatgttgttattattattattattattattattattattattattattattattattattgttgttattgttgttgttgttgttgcttgttattgttattttaaagCCATCATGCCTCTTGAtctaaaaaagaagaagtcaaaTGCCACAAAATGAAAAGATCTTCTGAGTTGGAACCCGTCATTTTATTTGCCCCCCAACTAGAAAACATAAATTGAAGCTTATTGGAAATTCATTCATCGATATCTTTGAAGTAAAATTCCATATGAATTGAaacattaaattccaaggtttttggATACAATAAATGTCCCAGACGGCATGTCACATGGGTTCCTACAAAAACAACTGTGCCAAAAGTTCAAGCATAACATGTTCTACTCGTATTTTCTATCCTTTGTTCTTTTCATTGCTTTACTTATTCTTTTTCCTTAGGGATCGTTTGGTAGGGTGTTGTGATGATCTAAAaggtcatttttaaatttaataattaattctgtgttctaagacctcgagaagcactattcatcattcctcaacttgcatgcgcagtccgtataattttccggaaagtttttatatgaaaaattgattaaaatgagaaatagagccttaaaactcatctgagttgactttggtcaacattttgagcaaacggactcggatcggtattttgacagtcccggtaggtccgtatcgtgatttgggacttggatgGATGGCCGAAATTTAATTCgtaggtccctagctcgagttatcacaTGTTATCGAACTTTTTAAGTTTAAAGGATTAATGACTTAAGAGATTTAACTAatatttgactttgttgatacagAGTCCGTATTTTTGTTTCGGAACCCAGTATAGCCCCATTATTATATTTATAACTTGtttgccaaatttggtgagaaacggagctggtttgacgtgattcgtgCGTCcagttgttaaaatagaaattc
The sequence above is drawn from the Nicotiana tabacum cultivar K326 chromosome 13, ASM71507v2, whole genome shotgun sequence genome and encodes:
- the LOC107831107 gene encoding protein trichome birefringence-like 33 — translated: MKPPPSSSPFSSSFLRKARLSPFLLIFLPFIVLIIILYSEEFNCIFSQLDPRVSSQQHNSITRNIKKNKQKLPFAIGETEEGCDVFNGKWVWDESRPLYEESECPYIQPQLTCQEHGRPDKNYQHWRWQPHGCSLPSFNATLILETLRGKKMLFVGDSLNRGQFVSLVCLVHRLIPENAKSMETVGNFDIFTIKDYNATIEFYWAPFLLESNSDDAVKHRIEERVVRKGSINAHGKYWKGADIIVFNTYLWWMRGLHFNILQGSFDDEVKDIVEVSTEEAYRMAMKSMLKWIKKNMDPTKTRVFFTSMSPSHEKSIEWGGEPKKNCYNETKMIEDPNYWGTDSRKSIMQVIGKEFSKSKVAILFLNITQLSSYRKDAHTTIYKKQWSPLTPEQLANPFSYADCVHWCLPGLQDTWNELLFTKLFYP